A genomic region of Sphingobacteriales bacterium contains the following coding sequences:
- the gyrB gene encoding DNA topoisomerase (ATP-hydrolyzing) subunit B, which produces MSENQQPNNYYGADSIQVLEGLEAVRKRPAMYIGDVGVKGLHHLVYEVVDNSIDEALAGYAKNIDVWINEDNSITVQDDGRGIPVAMHQKEGRSALEVVMTVLHAGGKFDKNTYKVSGGLHGVGVSCVNALSTLLKVVVEREGKMYQQEYSCGAPLYPVKEMGNSSRSGTTTTFKPDESIFTVGVYNYDTLSARLRELAFLNRNIRLTLTDRREKDEKGEYPSHVFYSEGGLVEFLQYLDKTRQALIEKPLYVEGERDNVSVEIALQYNTSYNENIHSYVNNINTIEGGAHVAGFRRALTRVFKGYGDKNGFFAKLKVDITGDDFREGLTTLISIKVPEPQFEGQTKTKLGNSEVTGIVDTITSDALNNYLEENPNIARQIMQKVVLAATARYAARKARELVQRKGALGGGGLPGKLADCANDDPAKCEIYLVEGDSAGGTAKQGRNREFQAILPLRGKILNVEKAMEHKIYENEEIKNIFTALGVYQQDDKSLNIDKLRYQKIIIMCDADIDGSHISTLILTFFFRKMKELIENGYIYIAQPPLYRVYRGKDFQYCWSETQREEAVRRFSKGDNDNSVKTQRYKGLGEMNAEQLWETTMNPEERTLRRVSIDSAAEADRVFSMLMGDEVPPRREFIESHAKYAKIDA; this is translated from the coding sequence ATGTCTGAAAATCAGCAACCCAATAATTACTATGGTGCCGACAGCATACAGGTTTTAGAGGGATTAGAAGCCGTCCGCAAACGTCCGGCGATGTATATCGGTGATGTGGGCGTAAAAGGTTTGCACCATTTGGTATATGAAGTAGTAGATAACTCTATAGATGAAGCCTTAGCGGGCTATGCCAAAAATATAGATGTATGGATTAATGAAGATAATTCTATCACTGTGCAAGATGACGGTCGCGGTATTCCGGTAGCGATGCACCAAAAAGAAGGTCGCTCGGCATTGGAAGTGGTAATGACTGTATTGCACGCCGGCGGTAAATTTGACAAAAATACTTATAAAGTATCCGGCGGCTTGCACGGTGTAGGCGTATCTTGTGTCAATGCACTCTCTACACTATTAAAAGTAGTGGTGGAGCGCGAAGGTAAAATGTATCAGCAGGAATACAGTTGCGGCGCACCACTTTATCCCGTAAAAGAAATGGGCAATAGCAGTCGGAGCGGCACCACCACCACCTTTAAGCCCGATGAAAGCATTTTTACGGTGGGTGTGTATAATTACGATACACTTTCTGCCCGCTTGCGTGAGTTGGCTTTTCTTAATCGCAATATCCGCCTTACCCTCACCGACCGCCGCGAAAAAGACGAAAAGGGAGAATATCCTTCCCATGTTTTTTATTCTGAAGGCGGCTTAGTGGAGTTTTTGCAGTATCTTGACAAAACCCGACAAGCCCTCATAGAAAAACCTTTGTATGTAGAAGGCGAGCGCGATAATGTTTCTGTAGAGATAGCTTTGCAATATAATACCTCTTACAACGAAAATATACACTCTTATGTCAATAATATCAATACTATTGAAGGCGGCGCACATGTGGCAGGTTTTCGGCGTGCACTGACGCGCGTGTTCAAGGGCTATGGCGACAAAAATGGTTTTTTTGCAAAGCTCAAAGTAGATATTACCGGCGATGATTTTCGTGAAGGACTTACCACTCTTATCAGCATAAAAGTTCCTGAGCCCCAATTTGAAGGACAAACCAAAACCAAACTCGGCAACTCTGAAGTGACAGGCATCGTGGATACGATTACGAGCGATGCCCTCAATAATTATTTAGAAGAAAATCCCAATATCGCCCGCCAGATTATGCAAAAGGTGGTGTTGGCTGCCACTGCCCGCTATGCTGCCCGCAAAGCCCGCGAACTCGTGCAACGCAAAGGCGCACTCGGCGGCGGCGGATTACCCGGCAAATTAGCCGACTGCGCCAATGACGACCCAGCCAAATGCGAAATATATTTGGTGGAAGGTGACTCGGCTGGCGGAACTGCCAAACAAGGGCGCAATCGCGAGTTTCAGGCTATTTTGCCCCTGCGCGGTAAAATATTGAATGTAGAAAAAGCGATGGAGCATAAAATTTATGAAAATGAGGAAATAAAAAACATCTTCACTGCTTTGGGGGTGTACCAACAAGATGATAAAAGCCTCAATATTGACAAATTGCGCTATCAAAAAATTATTATTATGTGCGATGCCGATATTGACGGCAGTCACATCAGCACTTTGATACTGACTTTCTTTTTCCGTAAAATGAAAGAACTTATAGAAAATGGCTATATCTATATTGCACAGCCGCCTTTGTATCGTGTGTATAGGGGCAAAGATTTTCAGTATTGCTGGAGCGAAACACAACGCGAAGAGGCTGTGCGCCGCTTTAGTAAAGGCGACAACGACAACTCGGTGAAAACACAACGCTACAAAGGTTTGGGTGAGATGAACGCCGAACAATTGTGGGAAACTACCATGAACCCCGAAGAACGCACCCTGCGCCGCGTGAGCATTGACAGTGCCGCCGAAGCCGACCGCGTGTTTTCTATGCTGATGGGTGACGAAGTGCCGCCGCGCCGCGAATTTATAGAAAGCCACGCCAAATATGCTAAAATTGATGCTTAA
- a CDS encoding PD40 domain-containing protein, producing the protein MKHIFSLFLLCTFGIAASFQTLQAQKAALRAAQEHYTHFNYAKAIELYNDYLKKKKKDGEATAQLADCYQKISNYKQAELWYRKALRLDKNNAALQLNYAQVLMNNRKYSDALDILKKYTEKSPRDTRAIKLMDWCYHVEEYLRDSSQYSLRNLPFNVKESDFAAVYYNNGIVFTSARPNQNIERKSGWTGESYVDMYYTEPSGAYTWSEPMQVKDWNESHYHEGPATFTADGNTMYFTRNDGKKNKNGLAVLKIYQSKKRSGKWSEPEELPFNSEDGSFSAGHAAISPDGHYLFFTSDKVGGYGGKDLYMAEYRYKKWGEPKNLGAVVNSAGDEMFPFIHEDGTLYFASNGLGGFGGLDVYYTLRLNNEWEPPRNMGYPVNDATDDFTLVLNTDKDNGFISSNRNGNDDIFQVIIKGEKAQELRRQGSDLMVEAEQQEYSEIPEPEEMASATAYATPAPAKKRQESKIYIIGSLIDSETASPIDKGTVELTDNASKVKKTFVTQADGMFSFDVDPDRDYTIAQIAGAGFRIDGVQMVSTRGKKAPHLIQITLYGSRQVVQRSGDYLPTIPVATKSENPPKNNTNNNSSSTYSGIASSSGGNKNQHKNNNISAEKPDSSKKIPKSDPVTLYGSVDTTVPPLPLPNNNNFTLEPMAVSNNITAEYKVQIGAFKKQLSAKDIYLRPLQNDVHIEQIESVYKYMSGNFNDYETAKQHRNKLRQLGYQNAFVVKYINGMRVSMR; encoded by the coding sequence ATGAAACATATTTTCTCATTGTTTTTGTTATGCACGTTTGGAATTGCCGCCTCTTTCCAAACATTGCAGGCACAAAAGGCTGCTTTGCGCGCCGCGCAGGAGCATTACACGCATTTTAATTATGCCAAAGCTATTGAACTGTACAACGATTATCTGAAAAAAAAGAAAAAAGATGGTGAAGCTACTGCTCAATTAGCCGATTGTTATCAAAAAATCAGCAATTATAAACAAGCCGAACTGTGGTATCGCAAAGCCTTGCGCTTGGATAAAAATAATGCCGCTTTGCAACTTAATTATGCACAGGTGCTGATGAACAATCGTAAATACAGCGATGCTTTGGATATTTTGAAAAAATATACCGAAAAGTCGCCGCGCGATACACGCGCCATTAAGCTAATGGATTGGTGCTACCATGTAGAAGAATATCTGCGCGACTCCTCTCAATACAGCTTGCGCAATTTGCCTTTTAATGTAAAAGAATCTGACTTTGCCGCCGTTTATTACAACAATGGTATTGTCTTCACTTCTGCCCGCCCGAACCAGAACATAGAGCGAAAATCGGGTTGGACGGGCGAAAGCTATGTAGATATGTACTATACCGAACCTTCGGGAGCTTATACTTGGAGCGAGCCGATGCAGGTGAAAGATTGGAACGAAAGCCACTATCACGAAGGACCCGCAACTTTTACTGCCGATGGCAATACGATGTATTTTACACGCAATGACGGTAAAAAGAATAAAAACGGACTGGCGGTTTTGAAAATTTATCAATCCAAAAAAAGAAGCGGTAAATGGTCGGAGCCGGAGGAGTTGCCTTTTAATTCCGAAGATGGTAGTTTCTCTGCCGGACACGCTGCTATTTCGCCCGATGGACATTATTTGTTTTTTACTTCCGATAAAGTGGGCGGCTATGGCGGCAAAGATTTGTATATGGCAGAGTATCGCTATAAAAAATGGGGTGAGCCTAAAAACTTGGGTGCTGTCGTCAATTCTGCCGGTGATGAAATGTTTCCTTTTATACACGAAGACGGCACTTTGTATTTTGCTTCCAATGGCTTGGGCGGTTTTGGCGGATTAGATGTGTATTATACGTTGCGACTCAACAACGAATGGGAGCCGCCGCGTAATATGGGCTATCCTGTCAATGATGCTACCGATGATTTTACTCTGGTGCTCAATACCGACAAAGACAATGGTTTTATTTCATCAAACCGCAATGGCAACGACGATATTTTTCAGGTTATTATCAAAGGCGAAAAAGCACAGGAATTACGCAGACAAGGCAGCGATTTGATGGTAGAGGCGGAACAACAAGAATACAGCGAAATTCCTGAGCCTGAAGAAATGGCAAGTGCGACCGCTTATGCAACACCTGCTCCTGCCAAAAAACGTCAGGAATCTAAAATATATATCATCGGCTCTTTGATTGACAGTGAAACCGCCAGTCCTATTGACAAGGGTACGGTAGAACTCACAGATAATGCTTCTAAGGTGAAAAAAACCTTTGTCACACAGGCAGACGGTATGTTCAGTTTTGATGTAGATCCTGACCGCGATTATACCATTGCTCAGATAGCCGGTGCGGGTTTCCGCATTGATGGCGTGCAGATGGTTTCTACACGCGGCAAAAAAGCCCCACATCTTATTCAAATAACACTCTACGGCAGTCGTCAGGTAGTGCAGCGTTCCGGCGATTACTTGCCTACTATTCCTGTAGCTACAAAAAGCGAGAATCCGCCTAAAAACAATACCAATAATAATAGTAGTTCTACTTATAGCGGTATTGCTTCTTCTTCCGGCGGCAACAAAAATCAACATAAAAATAATAATATAAGTGCCGAAAAACCCGACAGCAGTAAAAAAATACCCAAATCTGACCCTGTTACTCTTTATGGCAGCGTAGATACCACAGTACCTCCCTTGCCTTTACCCAATAATAATAACTTTACCTTAGAGCCGATGGCTGTTTCCAATAATATCACTGCCGAATATAAAGTGCAGATAGGTGCTTTCAAAAAGCAACTGTCTGCAAAAGACATTTATTTGCGCCCCCTTCAGAATGATGTGCATATTGAACAGATTGAAAGTGTGTATAAATATATGTCGGGTAATTTTAATGACTACGAAACTGCTAAACAGCACCGAAATAAATTACGTCAGTTGGGGTATCAAAATGCTTTCGTTGTAAAATATATCAACGGTATGCGTGTATCTATGCGATAA
- a CDS encoding right-handed parallel beta-helix repeat-containing protein produces the protein MLCLIIVFFEERAHAEILSVPASFNNIQAAIDAAQAGDSIVVAAGTYYENIIWSNVENLYLISSGNSDNTIINGSNNTAPVISLNHINSAFIKNFTLREGRGGLYLLDSKVVAENLKIVENELETIHNKGAGIYAEGGSVQFLNCYIAYNRCLNDWEDAFSDNTSQGAGVWISNTQASRFENCIITNNTAKGIQVAGVGLYAVYNENLQYIGGSIEKNYAEGWYVQGAGVYAQSGDMQLSHCQLTANSALAFDIQGAGLFLENGQQQIQHCFISRNTCIALDNGSGYGAAIFVQNDTLNIAQSALVRNIMSGNGTDYNGAGMYMNGAAAQVAADFVTIASNSWDYAGQVCVPGIGITAENGANLYLNNSITWNESTCGSELLLNNATAHISYSCLRNNWEGNGNIGDEPLFVAKDDFRLRNESPCINAAFAGEGTVLFNDLEGNDRPLPANSLPDMGAYENDLVNALPFTTTTPLEPRIYPNPFFDKIYIQLPASIPPNSQIFIYDSTGKIIKQAATISGSIDTSTWQAGVYLLIIHHETAYFYQKIIK, from the coding sequence TTGTTATGTCTCATAATTGTTTTTTTTGAGGAGCGTGCGCACGCCGAAATATTGTCTGTTCCTGCTTCATTCAACAATATTCAGGCGGCAATAGATGCGGCACAGGCGGGCGACAGTATTGTGGTAGCAGCAGGTACTTACTACGAAAATATCATCTGGAGCAATGTTGAAAATTTGTACCTTATCAGTTCCGGCAATAGCGATAATACTATCATCAACGGCAGCAATAATACAGCACCCGTCATTTCTCTGAACCATATTAATAGTGCTTTTATCAAAAATTTTACGTTGCGCGAAGGAAGAGGAGGTTTGTATCTACTTGACAGCAAAGTGGTGGCGGAAAATCTGAAAATAGTTGAAAATGAATTGGAAACAATACACAACAAAGGTGCGGGTATTTATGCAGAAGGCGGTAGCGTACAATTTTTAAATTGTTATATCGCTTACAATCGTTGTTTGAATGATTGGGAAGATGCTTTTTCGGATAATACTTCGCAGGGGGCGGGTGTGTGGATAAGCAATACGCAGGCTTCGCGCTTTGAAAATTGTATCATCACCAATAATACCGCCAAAGGCATACAGGTAGCAGGTGTGGGATTATATGCAGTTTATAATGAGAATTTGCAGTACATAGGCGGAAGCATAGAAAAAAACTATGCCGAAGGCTGGTATGTGCAGGGTGCAGGTGTGTATGCGCAAAGTGGCGATATGCAACTCAGTCATTGCCAACTTACTGCTAATTCGGCTTTGGCTTTTGATATTCAGGGAGCGGGACTTTTTTTAGAAAACGGACAACAGCAAATACAACACTGCTTTATTAGCCGCAATACTTGTATTGCTTTGGATAATGGAAGTGGCTACGGAGCGGCGATTTTTGTGCAAAACGATACTTTAAATATCGCTCAAAGTGCTTTGGTGCGCAATATTATGAGCGGCAACGGAACAGATTATAATGGTGCGGGTATGTATATGAATGGCGCAGCGGCGCAGGTGGCGGCTGATTTTGTTACCATCGCGAGCAATAGTTGGGACTACGCCGGACAGGTTTGTGTGCCGGGTATCGGTATTACGGCAGAAAATGGAGCAAATCTGTATTTAAATAATTCTATCACTTGGAATGAATCTACTTGCGGCTCTGAGTTGCTGCTGAACAATGCAACGGCTCATATTAGCTATTCTTGTTTACGCAACAACTGGGAAGGTAACGGCAATATCGGCGATGAGCCGCTGTTTGTGGCAAAAGACGATTTTCGTCTGCGCAACGAAAGCCCTTGTATCAATGCAGCTTTTGCGGGGGAGGGTACGGTACTCTTCAACGACCTCGAAGGCAACGACCGCCCTCTGCCCGCCAACTCTTTGCCCGATATGGGTGCTTATGAAAACGACCTCGTCAATGCCCTTCCTTTTACGACAACCACTCCGCTTGAACCGCGCATCTACCCAAATCCTTTTTTTGATAAAATTTACATTCAACTGCCCGCTTCCATACCGCCGAACAGCCAAATATTTATTTACGACAGCACCGGAAAAATAATCAAACAGGCTGCTACCATTTCTGGCAGTATAGATACTTCAACTTGGCAAGCCGGAGTTTATCTTCTCATTATACATCACGAAACAGCTTATTTTTATCAAAAAATAATTAAATAG
- a CDS encoding 2Fe-2S iron-sulfur cluster binding domain-containing protein encodes MSKTTFYPLVVKEIKRETADTVSIVLSVPEHLKSAFAYKQGQYLTFKYNEGKEELRRSYSICSNPYIGEDLRVAVKKIESGKFSSYAVERLQVGDTLETLPPEGNFFTELSNDQQKSYVAVAAGSGITPIFSILKSVLSQEPESRFLLLYINRNPKEVIFKSELQALEEKQGGRLQVIYYYSRHTMSQLPPIMEAGRLDAAKWQTLCAFYPQLTKGDEYFFCGPYEMVEMLRHALQGQSIPAAHIHYELFTPPPATAGETNTIATASGESLLSEVSVIIDDETTTFLLASDGKNILDAALDENADLPYACKGAVCCTCRAKVLEGKVLMTKNHALSADEVAAGFILTCQSHPLTPRVCISFDEV; translated from the coding sequence ATGTCAAAAACTACTTTTTATCCGCTCGTTGTAAAAGAAATTAAACGCGAAACCGCAGATACCGTTTCTATTGTTTTATCAGTGCCTGAGCATTTGAAATCCGCATTTGCATATAAGCAGGGGCAATATTTAACTTTCAAATACAATGAGGGAAAAGAAGAATTACGCCGTTCCTATTCTATTTGTTCCAATCCTTATATTGGTGAAGATTTGCGGGTAGCAGTAAAAAAAATAGAAAGTGGCAAATTTTCATCTTATGCTGTTGAGCGTCTGCAAGTAGGCGACACACTCGAAACACTACCGCCCGAAGGCAATTTTTTCACCGAATTAAGCAACGACCAACAAAAAAGCTATGTAGCAGTAGCGGCGGGCAGCGGCATTACTCCAATTTTTTCTATTTTGAAATCTGTGCTTTCGCAAGAGCCTGAAAGTCGTTTTTTATTATTGTATATCAACCGCAATCCAAAAGAAGTAATTTTCAAATCAGAACTACAAGCGTTGGAAGAAAAACAAGGAGGTCGTTTGCAGGTGATTTATTATTACAGCCGCCACACGATGTCGCAGTTGCCTCCAATAATGGAAGCGGGGCGTTTAGATGCTGCCAAATGGCAAACCTTGTGTGCTTTTTATCCCCAACTTACCAAGGGCGATGAATATTTTTTTTGCGGTCCTTATGAGATGGTGGAAATGTTGCGCCACGCGCTGCAAGGTCAATCTATACCTGCGGCACATATTCACTACGAACTCTTTACGCCGCCGCCCGCCACTGCCGGCGAAACAAATACCATAGCCACAGCAAGCGGTGAAAGCCTCCTGAGCGAAGTAAGTGTTATTATTGACGACGAAACCACCACCTTTCTATTGGCATCGGACGGCAAAAACATTTTAGATGCTGCCTTAGACGAAAACGCCGACCTTCCTTATGCTTGCAAAGGAGCTGTATGCTGCACCTGCCGCGCCAAAGTATTAGAAGGCAAAGTGCTGATGACAAAAAACCACGCTTTGAGTGCAGACGAAGTAGCAGCCGGTTTTATCCTCACCTGCCAAAGCCACCCGCTTACGCCGCGCGTGTGCATCAGTTTTGACGAAGTGTAG
- the pfkA gene encoding 6-phosphofructokinase codes for MSITITKDLKKIAVFTSGGDAPGMNACIRAVVRACIYYQREAVGIRHGYEGMIDGDFIPLGARSVSGIINEGGTFLKSARSARFFTPEGREKAYKNLKKAGVDGIVAIGGDGTLTGAHIFMEEYGIPVVGIPGTIDNDLIGCDYTLGYDTATNTAMRAVDALRDTASSHDRLFFVEVMGRNTGFIALRVAIAGGAEAAVIPEDKFSVDDLISILEKGANRNKTSSLVVVAEGGDSGSSFELARKVRQSFNHYDTRVSVLGHVQRGGSPTCYDRILASRLGVLAVEGLLQGYNDVMVGLVNRRATYTPISEAVSRRNDIDQELVRIAKILSV; via the coding sequence ATGAGTATTACTATCACAAAAGATTTAAAAAAAATAGCGGTTTTCACTTCCGGAGGCGATGCACCGGGAATGAACGCCTGCATCAGAGCCGTAGTGCGTGCCTGTATTTATTATCAGCGCGAAGCGGTGGGCATTCGTCATGGCTACGAAGGTATGATTGACGGCGATTTTATACCACTCGGTGCGCGTTCGGTGAGCGGCATCATCAACGAAGGCGGCACCTTTTTAAAATCGGCACGCAGCGCACGTTTTTTCACACCCGAAGGTCGCGAAAAAGCCTACAAAAATCTCAAAAAAGCAGGCGTTGATGGTATAGTAGCCATCGGTGGCGACGGTACGCTTACAGGGGCGCATATATTTATGGAAGAATACGGCATTCCGGTCGTTGGTATTCCGGGTACTATTGACAACGACCTCATCGGCTGCGACTATACTTTGGGTTACGACACTGCCACTAACACCGCCATGCGAGCCGTTGATGCTTTGCGCGATACAGCATCTTCGCACGACCGTTTGTTTTTTGTGGAAGTAATGGGTCGCAACACAGGTTTTATAGCTTTGCGCGTAGCCATAGCGGGCGGTGCAGAAGCAGCCGTAATTCCGGAAGACAAGTTTTCGGTAGATGATTTGATTAGTATCCTTGAAAAAGGAGCGAACCGCAATAAAACGTCCAGCTTGGTAGTAGTAGCCGAAGGCGGCGACAGTGGCAGTTCGTTTGAGCTGGCACGCAAAGTGCGGCAGAGTTTCAACCATTACGATACGCGCGTATCTGTATTGGGGCATGTGCAGCGCGGCGGCAGCCCTACCTGCTACGACCGCATTCTTGCAAGCCGTTTGGGAGTATTGGCAGTAGAAGGATTATTACAAGGCTACAATGATGTGATGGTTGGTTTGGTAAATCGCCGCGCCACCTACACACCAATTTCCGAAGCGGTAAGCCGCCGCAACGACATAGATCAGGAATTGGTACGCATTGCCAAAATTTTGTCGGTATAA